The Nycticebus coucang isolate mNycCou1 chromosome 10, mNycCou1.pri, whole genome shotgun sequence sequence GTGTGGGCTGCAGAGGCGGCGGTGGCTTCGGGGACTTCAGGACCGAGGGCGGCGGGAGGGCTCCAGGGCGGCGGGCTCTTGTCGCCCTGGCGGGGCTCGGAGGTGGTGCGGCTCGCGGCGCCCGCGCTGTAGGCGTTGGCAGCGCTGGCGGCGCTGTGGCGACGCGGGCCGCTGCTCTGGATGTGCGACACAGCCTCGGCGGCCTGCATGTTGGGCGGCGCGAAGCGCGAGAGCACGCGCAGCAGCGCCTGGGCCTTGTGCTCCTGCGTGTCGTCGTCGCTGTAGTCAGACACGCGGCACTCGTACACGCCCTCGTCCTGCAGCCGCACGGCCGACAGCCGAAGCCGGTGTGAGATGTCGTTGCCCTGGACGCGCACGGTCTGCAAGAGAGGCGGGTTAGAGGCCGTGCCGGGCGGCCCCGAAACCTGCCCTCTGGTCAGCGCGGCGCCCCCACTCTTCCTGGACCCCACCATTGCGATCCAGCTTAACTTTCACCCCTTGTCTCCTCGGTGCTTGGACACGGGTCGCCTGCCCATTGTATTGTGTCCTCAGTTACGCATCATTTTAACCACACGCCCCATCTCGTGTCCTCTTAGCCCGCGCAAAACAACGCTTTGTGTCTTCCTGTAGTTTTCCCAAAGGAAATGGCAGAATCCatccctccttcttccctcctgaACCTTCAAGAAATCCCAGGTGGGCCTCCTATTCACTGGCACGTCCCTCATCCTTCCCGCGCTCCAACTGCCTCAGGGGCTCCGCACTTTCCCGCCCTACGTTCTCTTTAGAACTTGGAGGGCCTGAGTCATGTCCTACGGAAAGCCACTCTGTTCCTGATCTGCGCCCTTCACAGCTAATCCCCCCCCCCAGGGGGCTGGCGACGCTGAAGCTGCCATCAGACTTCCTGCTACTCTCTGCGAACCGCCTGGCCACGTGGTCGCCCGAAGCCCCCAGACAAAGCGCTCGTCCCCTGCGCCCTATTGGAGACTTGGGGAAGGGACCTCTCTGAGCGCAGCTCTCACGAAGCACCCAGGGGGCCTTCACCTCTAAACCGGGCCCTTAAACTTCCACGCTGTAGCTGGGAAAGCTTGTGCGCGTCCCCTGCCAGTCAGCAGCCCCTTGACCCGCCCCCCTCGCAGTCTACCACACCCAACACCCAGACCCGCAGCGGGGCCAGGAGAGGGCTGCAGCGAAGGGGCCGCCGGGGCGCGTGTGCCGGGCGGGGCGGGAAGCTGGAGCGCCGGTCGCGAGCAGCCGCGCGCTCCCGGAGCGAGGAGAAAGGCCTGAGGAGGGGAGGCGAGCAGGCGCGCGGTCCTACGAAGGAGTTTTACAGGTAAGCCACGAGCCCAGTTAGAGGATTCAGGCCTTGAACCCTCGATTTGCACAGAGAACCCGGGCCCGGCTACGGGCGACAGATGGCGCCCCGACACGCCAAGCAGCCGGCAAGGAGAGGCTGAGAGCTTGGCCCAGCGCTGCACGGCCGCCGCGGCTCTCTAAAGGGGCGGAGCGGGGATGCGGGGAGGGGGTGCGGGGGGAGGCTGCGGAGCGCGAGGCGGCCGGAAGGGGTCACCCGCCGCCCGCGCCGGCGCCACACTTACGCTGATTTTAGTTGCATCCTTATTTGTTACCTAAAAtgcaaagagggagaaagagacgTCAGGCTCgcagccttcaggcttcagatcCGCCTTTAAGGCAAGGGGACCCTGCGCAGGAGGACTGGGGCTCCCCAAACCGCCCGGGGTGCCAGGGTTAGGGTACAAAGGGCGCCTGAATTTACAGGAGTTTACTCGGAAGGAAGGGGGGTTTGGAACTAGGATAGTGACCTGCCTAAGAAATGCCCTGGCACACACCTGCCGGCCCAAGAGGAGAGAGCGGACTGCATTAGGGTGGGAAGGAaggccctttcctccctcctcccgaAGAACTCTCATTTCTTGCCTCATTCCTACAATTACTAACTTGGAGCCACGAAAAACTGGACGGAGGGGTCGGTTTGGACAGGACCCAGTGGGAGACATGAGCAGTAACTCTGGTGGGACCCTGGGGAGCGCCTGCCAGGGTTGTGTGTAAGGGAACATGGGTTATGAGGCAGCGTGGGCCTGTTTTCAGCTACAGGGAAGCTGCCCCTCTGTTCCTGTGAGAGCCAGAGGTGACCTGAACCCTGTACCCAGTTCTCTGCGGGCCTCGGGATGCAGCCTTGAGGAGCCCTGGGGACCCCCAAAGTGGCAGAGGGGACAGTCTAGTGGGACCAATCGGTCcctcagcacccagcacccaTTAGAAGCTGTGCTCACAGCCAGCAAGCAAGTAAGAGCAGGGGAACTGAACGAGGTGTGGCCTTTTAGGGGCGAGGTGTGAATGGAGTTCcgggaggaggtgggagaagggaaacTGTCCATAGAATGGACAGGGTTTGGGGGTAACAGCCACGGACTTTAAAGGCGCTGTAAGGATGCAAGAGTGGAGGATGGGCTGCATGCACCACGCGGCGGCGCCCTGCGACCGTGAACCCAGCTGCCTGCCGCCTGGGGTAACCCTTGCAGCCCCGGCCGGAGCCCGGTGTGCGCCGGCACCGCGTGGGCGGCAGGTTACCTTGCTCCGGGCGCCCGGCACGCTGAGCGCCAGCTCGTGCAGCAGCTCCCGGGGCGGCTCCTTGAGATACCACCACTGAATCTCCAGCGAATACGAGGTGGCTCCGCTGGCCCGGAACGCGCAGGGCATTTCGATGTCGTCTCCCTCCCGTACTGTCACATCTTTGGGGACTTCAGTGAATGTAGCTGGGGGCggcggggtggggagggagagagagagaggcgtGACCAGCTGCAGGGCAGGGGCCTGAAGCACCGCTTGGCGAAGCGGTCTGTACCCAGCTTGCTGGCCTTGTGCCGCCCTCCCCGCcgcccttcctccccaccccccaccccagccactcCGTGGCCCAGGGCCGAGGCGCTAGCAAAGTTCGGTGGAGCAGCTGCAGGGCCGCAGCAGGGACCGGGGCCGCCGGCTGTAGCCTGCTTTCCTCTGGATCGGGCGGGGCGGTAGGGGCGGCTCATGCTTCTTACCCGCGCGGGGCCGAGGGCCAGAGCCGGCCTGGGGACGCCAACTCTCGCTCCCCGCAGCCTCATCTCCGCAGTCGGAGCCCTGGCCGGACTCCGAACGACTCCGGCGCGGGCGCCGCAGCTGCGGCGACCCTCCACTGctctcctcccccaacccctccgGGCCAGGGCTGCACCCCGGGATTGCTGGAGACCGCGGAGcctcccccttctcttcctcctccgtGGAGGCCGGCGCAGGCTGGCTGCAGTGGCCCCCGAAGGACCCCCGAGCCCACCGCGGCAGTAGAGTTCCCGCGCTCACCGTCGGCCGCGAAGAGCAGCAGGGCGAGCAGCAGCAGAGGCGGCAGGTATCCGAGGGCACCGAGCCGGTTCCGCTGTTCCATCTCCCGCGGGgggcgcggcggcggcgggggcccGAGCGCTGagaggcggcggcggcagcgTGGGCTCCGAtccggctccggctccg is a genomic window containing:
- the VSTM2B gene encoding V-set and transmembrane domain-containing protein 2B, with product MEQRNRLGALGYLPPLLLLALLLFAADATFTEVPKDVTVREGDDIEMPCAFRASGATSYSLEIQWWYLKEPPRELLHELALSVPGARSKTVRVQGNDISHRLRLSAVRLQDEGVYECRVSDYSDDDTQEHKAQALLRVLSRFAPPNMQAAEAVSHIQSSGPRRHSAASAANAYSAGAASRTTSEPRQGDKSPPPWSPPAALGPEVPEATAASAAHTATTTVAAAAAASSASPPLGQAVLLRQRHGSGTSRSATDPLLSLFLLALHKFLHLLVGH